The Antarcticibacterium sp. 1MA-6-2 genome has a window encoding:
- a CDS encoding SRPBCC family protein, with product MESQNEKKTNGSTTSTTRTGSGATKRSYSGKNSGGQGDILSTLKENKKGLLGVLGAVVGGALLYKGAKGMKGSGKSSSKSIVATSKLTINKSREELYAYWRNLENLPNFMSHIKEIKETGDKRSEWVAKIPGGIGTIEWDAEIIQERTNHLLMWRSLPGSEIDNSGEVRFEIDPKGKGTIVETTITYRPPAGDAGGFAAKLLNPAFEKLVKNDLKQFKKLMEKGGKAKRISQPSSRV from the coding sequence ATGGAATCACAAAATGAAAAGAAGACGAATGGATCTACTACCAGTACTACAAGAACCGGAAGTGGAGCGACTAAGAGGAGTTATTCCGGAAAAAATTCAGGAGGACAGGGAGATATCCTCTCGACCCTGAAAGAGAATAAGAAAGGCTTGTTGGGAGTTTTAGGTGCAGTTGTAGGCGGTGCTTTGCTTTACAAAGGAGCTAAAGGAATGAAAGGTTCAGGAAAGAGCAGTAGCAAGAGTATAGTTGCCACCAGTAAATTAACTATTAACAAGTCGCGGGAAGAGCTTTATGCTTATTGGAGGAACCTTGAAAACCTTCCGAATTTCATGAGTCACATCAAGGAAATAAAGGAAACCGGAGATAAGAGATCTGAATGGGTTGCAAAAATTCCGGGTGGAATTGGAACAATAGAGTGGGATGCTGAAATCATTCAGGAAAGAACCAATCACTTATTGATGTGGAGATCTTTACCTGGATCAGAAATTGACAATTCAGGGGAAGTAAGATTTGAAATAGATCCTAAAGGAAAAGGTACTATTGTAGAAACTACAATTACCTATAGGCCACCAGCAGGTGACGCAGGAGGTTTTGCAGCTAAATTGCTGAATCCAGCCTTCGAAAAGCTTGTAAAAAATGACCTTAAGCAATTCAAGAAACTTATGGAAAAAGGAGGGAAGGCAAAAAGAATAAGTCAGCCATCTTCCAGGGTATAA